One candidate division KSB1 bacterium DNA segment encodes these proteins:
- a CDS encoding tetratricopeptide repeat protein: MSLTKITSVVTVVVSLVIFSCGPELADKEYELIEQAKVFEDEGDFKNTLKAYKKLLNKYPESTYSHEALFKIGSSYFYMNDFDETSETFRQQFNNNPSGKFDSVARLMIECGEDNKITEEELLTLAQICEVGEVYEEAIKACKRKLNDFPDSMTSDETIERIAFLYYNNIHDFKKAIVYHERLIKDYPESEFVSRARFMIGFIYANNLENYELAKQCYNEFLELHPESELSESVKWELEHLGQDVNSQLDDLFGNEKSNDKSTK; the protein is encoded by the coding sequence ATGAGTTTGACGAAAATAACGTCTGTTGTCACTGTTGTAGTCAGTTTAGTAATATTTTCTTGCGGTCCCGAGCTTGCAGACAAGGAGTATGAGTTAATTGAACAAGCAAAAGTTTTTGAAGATGAAGGTGATTTTAAAAATACTCTGAAGGCCTATAAAAAACTGTTGAATAAATATCCTGAAAGTACATATTCTCATGAAGCTCTATTTAAGATAGGTTCGTCATATTTTTATATGAATGATTTTGATGAAACTTCCGAGACATTTCGTCAACAATTTAATAACAACCCAAGCGGTAAATTTGATTCAGTAGCCAGATTAATGATCGAATGTGGTGAAGATAATAAAATAACTGAGGAGGAACTTCTTACTTTAGCTCAAATATGTGAAGTTGGTGAAGTTTACGAGGAAGCTATTAAAGCTTGTAAAAGAAAATTGAATGACTTTCCGGATAGTATGACTTCAGATGAAACAATAGAACGAATAGCATTCCTTTATTACAATAATATTCATGATTTCAAAAAAGCAATCGTGTATCATGAGCGCTTGATTAAGGATTACCCCGAAAGCGAGTTTGTGAGCCGGGCGCGATTTATGATTGGCTTTATTTATGCCAACAACCTGGAAAACTACGAGTTGGCTAAGCAGTGCTACAATGAATTTCTCGAGCTGCATCCTGAAAGCGAACTTAGTGAAAGCGTAAAATGGGAGCTTGAGCATTTGGGACAGGATGTTAATAGTCAGTTGGATGATTTATTTGGGAATGAAAAATCAAACGACAAATCGACTAAGTGA
- a CDS encoding DnaJ domain-containing protein, whose product MANKNYYEILGVDEGASFATIKKSYRKLAKENHPDTHPGDQQAEKKFKEASEAYNVLSDSKKRQQYDQMRKYGFGAHSGGGFGHQGIDLSEIFGNYSGAGRRRSKRKADFNLDDFFGFGGLGDLFSQVLDRENGFGHQGRPGKGQDVHVKLKIPFETAVLGGKVAFSIQKGLACERCKGTGSRASQKPSTCSECKGSGMVSMMRGAFSMKRPCPRCLGEGQTISDPCQNCGGSGQTKGNKTFSVNIKAGTENGHDLKLTGQGNPGRPGEPEGDLILTIRVGKHRFFKSKGLDIYCEVPIDKEKAMQGTDVKVKTIHGNSVRLTIPPNSDTGKTLRLKGMGISRNGSQGDQYVKIKLN is encoded by the coding sequence ATGGCAAATAAGAATTACTACGAAATCCTGGGAGTTGATGAAGGCGCCAGTTTCGCGACGATAAAAAAGTCATATCGCAAACTTGCTAAAGAGAATCATCCGGACACACACCCCGGAGATCAGCAGGCAGAAAAAAAATTCAAGGAGGCCTCAGAGGCTTACAACGTTCTGAGCGATTCAAAAAAGCGCCAGCAGTATGACCAGATGCGAAAATATGGCTTTGGTGCGCATTCTGGCGGTGGTTTTGGGCATCAAGGCATTGATCTTAGCGAAATCTTTGGTAATTATTCGGGGGCCGGCAGACGGCGCTCTAAAAGAAAAGCAGATTTCAATTTAGACGACTTTTTTGGCTTTGGCGGCCTTGGTGATCTTTTTAGCCAGGTACTGGATAGAGAAAATGGTTTTGGCCATCAAGGCCGACCGGGGAAAGGCCAAGATGTCCACGTAAAGTTAAAAATTCCTTTTGAGACCGCGGTACTTGGCGGCAAGGTAGCCTTTTCGATTCAAAAAGGGCTCGCTTGCGAACGTTGTAAAGGAACGGGGTCGAGAGCCTCTCAAAAACCTTCGACCTGCTCGGAATGCAAGGGCTCAGGAATGGTTTCAATGATGAGAGGGGCATTTTCAATGAAGCGTCCGTGTCCAAGGTGTTTGGGAGAGGGACAAACAATTTCTGACCCATGTCAAAATTGCGGCGGTTCCGGGCAAACTAAAGGGAATAAAACTTTTTCAGTGAACATCAAGGCGGGGACTGAAAATGGGCACGATTTAAAATTAACCGGACAGGGGAACCCGGGGAGGCCCGGCGAACCCGAAGGTGATTTAATTTTGACCATTCGAGTCGGCAAGCATCGGTTTTTCAAAAGTAAAGGGTTGGATATTTACTGTGAGGTGCCGATCGATAAAGAAAAAGCTATGCAGGGGACCGATGTTAAAGTGAAGACAATCCATGGCAATTCGGTTAGGTTAACGATTCCCCCAAATAGTGACACCGGAAAAACATTGCGGTTGAAAGGAATGGGGATATCTAGAAATGGCTCTCAGGGAGATCAGTACGTAAAGATTAAGCTAAATTAG
- a CDS encoding long-chain fatty acid--CoA ligase, giving the protein MDKPWIKFYEDQVPPEIEFPDISLPQLFEQSVANNPNGSAASFFGKKITYTELGRLVDQFAIALTRLGVKQGDRVAIMLPNIPQYPIVHFAALKIGAILVPTNPLYVERELQYQLNNSGAETIIALDIHFPKIEKVKPETGLRNVIITSVQEYLPGLLKLLYPIKAKKEGNWYKVNRAPGIHFFEDLITEKFVAISPDIDVKPDDIAMFLYTGGTTGVSKGAVLTHRNLVANVIQIRTWYCEVKDNEEVVLCALPFFHSYGLTTCLHMAVLLSSTMVLIPNPRDIKTLLKEIQKEKATLFSGVPTLFVAINNFPEISKYDLSSIKACVSGGAPLPLEVARQFEEISHGALVEGYGLSETSPVTHANSINGKRKEGSIGIPLPNTDALVVDPETKKALPKGEVGELAVKGPQVMNGYWKMDKETKEVLRDGWLYTGDMSKMDEDGYFYIVDRKKDMIIAGGFNIFPREIEEVLYQHPKILEAAVIGLPDEYRGETVKAFVVCKEGASLSFEEVIEFCKSKLAPFKVPKLVEFRDSLPKSNIGKVLRRMLKEEIESIKAVSNTN; this is encoded by the coding sequence GCCAGAAATTGAATTTCCGGATATTTCCTTACCTCAGCTTTTTGAACAGTCGGTAGCTAACAACCCAAACGGCTCAGCAGCGTCATTTTTTGGTAAGAAAATAACCTATACTGAACTCGGAAGATTAGTTGATCAGTTTGCAATTGCTTTAACAAGATTAGGGGTCAAGCAGGGTGACCGGGTAGCGATCATGTTGCCGAACATCCCTCAATACCCAATTGTTCATTTTGCTGCTCTCAAAATAGGCGCGATTTTAGTACCGACAAATCCTCTTTATGTCGAACGTGAACTTCAGTACCAATTGAATAATAGCGGCGCAGAAACCATCATCGCGCTTGATATACATTTCCCCAAAATAGAAAAAGTTAAGCCGGAGACCGGTCTAAGGAATGTCATTATAACCAGTGTTCAGGAATATTTGCCGGGTTTGTTAAAACTCCTGTATCCCATAAAGGCGAAGAAGGAGGGAAATTGGTATAAAGTGAATCGCGCCCCCGGAATTCATTTTTTTGAAGATTTAATCACCGAAAAGTTTGTGGCAATTTCGCCGGATATTGACGTGAAACCGGATGACATAGCGATGTTTCTTTATACCGGGGGAACGACCGGTGTTTCAAAAGGCGCTGTTTTAACGCACCGAAATCTGGTGGCCAATGTTATTCAAATCAGGACATGGTATTGCGAGGTCAAAGATAATGAAGAGGTGGTTCTCTGCGCGCTTCCCTTTTTTCACAGTTATGGTCTAACCACCTGTTTACACATGGCAGTCTTGCTGAGTTCGACGATGGTCTTAATTCCCAATCCAAGGGATATTAAAACCTTATTAAAGGAAATTCAAAAAGAAAAGGCTACCTTGTTTTCTGGTGTTCCGACTCTTTTCGTAGCAATTAACAACTTCCCGGAAATATCCAAATATGATCTTTCTTCGATTAAAGCTTGCGTTAGTGGGGGAGCCCCATTACCTTTAGAAGTCGCCAGGCAGTTTGAAGAAATTTCACACGGTGCACTGGTTGAAGGCTACGGTCTTTCGGAAACCTCTCCTGTTACGCATGCAAATTCCATCAATGGGAAACGAAAAGAAGGATCAATTGGGATACCTCTGCCAAATACGGATGCATTGGTAGTTGATCCGGAGACTAAGAAGGCCCTTCCAAAAGGAGAGGTCGGTGAATTGGCGGTCAAAGGCCCGCAAGTGATGAACGGTTATTGGAAAATGGATAAGGAGACCAAGGAAGTTTTGAGAGATGGATGGCTTTATACCGGCGATATGTCTAAAATGGATGAAGATGGCTATTTCTATATTGTTGACAGAAAAAAGGACATGATCATCGCCGGCGGCTTCAATATATTTCCGAGGGAAATTGAGGAGGTTTTGTACCAACATCCTAAAATTTTGGAAGCTGCAGTCATTGGGCTACCTGACGAGTATCGGGGTGAGACAGTCAAAGCCTTTGTGGTTTGTAAGGAAGGCGCCTCGCTTTCTTTCGAAGAAGTTATTGAATTTTGTAAATCGAAGCTAGCCCCATTTAAAGTCCCTAAGCTGGTTGAGTTTCGCGATTCACTGCCGAAAAGTAATATTGGTAAAGTCCTTAGAAGGATGTTGAAAGAGGAAATCGAAAGCATTAAAGCTGTTTCTAACACAAACTGA
- a CDS encoding ATP-binding protein — translation MDSKKIAYEPIAGFDNVVRIPLEDIDDTHIVFQVLQDSFEICFRDGKTRIVVDLQNVQFPTASLIALLVEATSRARRLNGDVKIIHLSKSAKNNLVTFSPTSYLSLETEEKFALEDFQETFVPQDEILESTRDEIIDVPQQEINGPVPEETYASIPDETPEQVEDKTTPIEDQTSPTVDIVEDPFIEQLEGTFQNLKAQSESNIKETEQEEVPEPPVAPEPRKIPEVAETPDPQETYEDKRHHLRVKSIPKNLYSICDFVMDYAEKVGFDKKEVGKIKIAVYEASLNVVEHSYHSNPENWIDVWVEVDSQKITIEIQDYGYSFEGINKKRYDVQSAMNKAQTGGFGLYIIRRSMDEIEYHPDEEQGNRLIMIKYLKPS, via the coding sequence ATGGATTCCAAAAAAATTGCATATGAACCGATTGCCGGATTTGATAATGTGGTTCGTATTCCTTTGGAAGATATAGATGACACTCACATCGTGTTTCAGGTTTTACAGGATTCTTTTGAAATCTGTTTTCGGGATGGCAAAACCCGGATCGTTGTTGATTTACAGAATGTGCAATTTCCAACCGCCAGTCTTATTGCCCTGTTAGTTGAAGCAACATCACGGGCGCGAAGGTTAAACGGCGACGTTAAAATCATACATTTATCTAAATCAGCCAAAAATAATCTGGTTACGTTTTCACCCACCAGCTATCTTTCATTAGAAACTGAAGAAAAATTTGCTTTAGAGGATTTTCAGGAAACGTTTGTGCCGCAAGATGAAATTCTGGAAAGCACCCGGGACGAAATAATCGATGTTCCTCAGCAAGAAATAAACGGACCGGTACCAGAGGAAACATATGCTTCGATTCCTGATGAAACACCTGAGCAAGTTGAGGATAAAACAACGCCCATAGAAGATCAAACTTCACCAACGGTTGATATCGTTGAAGATCCATTTATCGAGCAATTGGAAGGCACCTTTCAGAATTTAAAAGCCCAGAGTGAGTCGAATATTAAAGAAACCGAACAAGAAGAAGTTCCAGAACCTCCGGTAGCCCCGGAACCTCGGAAAATTCCGGAAGTCGCAGAAACTCCGGACCCGCAGGAAACGTACGAAGATAAAAGACATCATTTACGAGTGAAAAGTATCCCCAAAAATTTATATTCTATTTGCGATTTTGTAATGGATTATGCAGAGAAGGTCGGCTTTGACAAAAAAGAGGTTGGCAAAATCAAGATAGCTGTTTATGAGGCTTCCTTAAATGTAGTTGAGCATTCATATCATTCAAATCCTGAAAATTGGATAGATGTTTGGGTGGAAGTCGATTCGCAGAAAATAACGATTGAAATTCAAGATTACGGATATAGTTTTGAAGGAATTAATAAGAAGCGATACGATGTTCAAAGTGCTATGAATAAAGCCCAAACAGGCGGTTTTGGACTCTACATCATTCGCCGCTCGATGGATGAGATTGAATATCATCCTGACGAAGAACAAGGCAACCGATTAATAATGATAAAATATTTAAAACCAAGCTAG
- a CDS encoding Do family serine endopeptidase — translation MMSKQNSLRLGVLLLFLGVILGLVISSGFDLTKTSQSSPPVVPVTNVPNFQLGSQERVSKKLLDLQSTSEAFIYISELVIPSVVSIQSTRMINAADVERFHDRDDFRRFFRFKVPKEFRQRGAGSGIIVSNDGYILTNVHVVDKSERIRVVLSDNRAFDARIIGLDPLTEVAVVKIDATNLPAIKLGDSDKARVGEWVLAIGNPLELQSTVTAGIISAKERNIDIIGDTYGVENFLQTDAAINPGNSGGALVNLRGEVIGINTAIATETGYSTGFGFAIPINLANKIMTDLIRKGRVERGYLGIGMQDIDEKKARALNLDRPKGVFVSQVIKGEPAARAGVKAKDVILKIEGQEVNKSNQVQAIIAKKNPGDIVLLELLRNGRKVELKVSLGIKETGETNFATNSSPKDFEHLGLKVQDLSRKMAKELDYSGSSGAVVFDVQKWSPAYDAGLRQYDIITEIDNKSIRNENDFYQLVSNLEVGSVSIFTVVRFNEEVHIFVEIPEK, via the coding sequence ATGATGTCAAAACAAAACTCACTTCGTTTAGGCGTGCTACTTTTGTTTCTTGGAGTAATTTTAGGTTTAGTGATTTCATCAGGGTTTGATCTTACCAAAACATCACAAAGTTCACCACCCGTAGTTCCGGTAACAAATGTTCCGAATTTTCAATTAGGGTCGCAGGAGCGAGTTTCCAAAAAGTTACTCGATCTGCAGAGTACAAGTGAAGCATTCATTTACATATCTGAGCTTGTCATTCCTTCCGTAGTATCAATTCAAAGCACACGCATGATAAACGCTGCCGATGTCGAACGATTCCATGACCGCGATGACTTTCGGCGTTTCTTCCGCTTTAAGGTCCCGAAAGAATTCCGCCAGCGAGGCGCCGGCTCCGGAATCATTGTTTCGAACGACGGCTATATTTTAACCAACGTTCATGTGGTTGATAAATCAGAACGAATCCGGGTCGTTCTTTCCGATAACCGCGCATTTGATGCCCGGATTATCGGGCTTGATCCCCTAACCGAAGTCGCGGTGGTTAAGATCGACGCGACTAATTTGCCCGCGATCAAATTAGGTGACTCGGACAAAGCCAGGGTCGGGGAATGGGTCCTTGCGATTGGCAATCCTCTGGAGCTCCAGTCTACGGTCACGGCCGGTATTATCAGCGCCAAAGAGCGAAATATAGACATCATTGGAGATACTTACGGTGTTGAAAATTTCTTGCAAACGGACGCCGCAATTAACCCAGGGAACAGCGGCGGCGCTTTGGTTAACCTCAGAGGCGAGGTGATTGGCATCAATACCGCAATTGCCACGGAAACCGGCTACAGCACGGGTTTTGGTTTTGCTATCCCGATCAATCTTGCCAACAAAATCATGACCGACTTAATTCGGAAAGGCAGAGTCGAACGCGGCTATTTGGGAATCGGTATGCAGGATATCGACGAAAAGAAGGCTCGGGCTTTGAACCTGGACAGACCAAAAGGTGTATTTGTTAGTCAGGTCATAAAAGGAGAGCCGGCGGCAAGGGCTGGGGTTAAGGCGAAGGATGTTATCCTTAAAATTGAAGGTCAGGAAGTCAACAAAAGCAACCAGGTCCAGGCGATAATTGCCAAAAAAAATCCCGGTGATATAGTACTTCTTGAATTGTTGAGGAATGGCCGTAAAGTTGAGCTGAAAGTTAGTCTGGGGATAAAAGAAACGGGTGAAACCAATTTCGCAACAAATAGTTCTCCCAAGGATTTCGAACACCTTGGTCTTAAGGTTCAAGATTTGAGCCGCAAAATGGCCAAAGAGCTGGATTATTCCGGCTCTTCAGGTGCGGTTGTTTTTGATGTTCAAAAATGGAGTCCGGCGTATGACGCCGGACTACGACAGTACGACATTATAACGGAAATCGACAATAAATCTATCAGAAACGAGAATGATTTCTATCAACTTGTTTCTAATCTTGAGGTCGGGTCGGTTTCAATTTTTACAGTCGTAAGATTTAATGAAGAGGTTCATATTTTCGTTGAAATCCCGGAAAAGTAA
- the dnaK gene encoding molecular chaperone DnaK, giving the protein MSKIIGIDLGTTNSCVSVMEGGEPVVIPNAEGARTTPSVVAFSKTGERLVGQVAKRQAITNPENTIFSVKRFMGRRQDEVSTEIAEVPYKVVKGANGVAKVKIEDKQYSPQEISAMILQKMKQTAEDYLGSKVTSAVITVPAYFNDSQRQATKEAGEIAGLEVKRIINEPTAASLAYGLDKKKDEKIAVYDLGGGTFDISILEIGDGVFEVKATNGDTHLGGDDFDQRIIDWIVAEFKKQEGVDLSKDPMALQRLKEAAEKTKCELSTVAQTDINLPFITATDSGPKHLNLTLTRAKFEQLAEDLFKRTLEPCKIALKDAGLSPSEIDEVVLVGGSTRMPKVQEMVKKLFGKDPHRGVNPDEVVAVGAGIQGGVLAGDVQDVLLLDVTPLSMGIETLGGVATKLIEKNTTIPTQKSEIFSTAAESQTSVEIHVLQGEREMATSNRTLGRFILDGIPPAPRGIPQIEVAFDIDANGILNVSAKDKATGKEQKIRIEASTGLSKEEIEKMVNDAKSHAAEDKKKRESVDTRNQADQLVYQTEKNITEMEDKLSADDKSKLEAAVGRVKEALKGENVDEIKSSSEALSQVWSEMASKMYQANEAPADGAEAQATAEPEDAKDETVEEADFEVVDDDKSSKK; this is encoded by the coding sequence ATGAGTAAAATTATCGGTATTGATTTAGGAACGACAAACTCGTGTGTGTCGGTAATGGAGGGCGGCGAACCCGTTGTTATTCCTAATGCCGAAGGAGCGCGAACAACCCCGTCAGTCGTGGCCTTTTCGAAAACCGGCGAAAGACTGGTCGGACAGGTTGCCAAACGTCAAGCAATTACGAACCCCGAAAATACAATTTTCTCAGTAAAGCGATTTATGGGCCGTCGCCAGGATGAAGTGAGCACCGAAATTGCAGAAGTTCCTTACAAGGTGGTCAAAGGTGCAAACGGTGTAGCAAAAGTAAAAATTGAAGATAAACAGTATTCACCACAAGAAATCTCTGCAATGATTCTGCAAAAAATGAAGCAAACCGCGGAAGATTATTTAGGTTCAAAAGTGACGTCTGCAGTTATAACCGTCCCGGCTTACTTTAATGACAGCCAAAGGCAGGCCACTAAAGAGGCCGGTGAAATCGCGGGCTTAGAAGTCAAAAGAATTATTAACGAACCGACTGCTGCATCTTTGGCTTACGGGTTGGATAAAAAGAAAGATGAAAAAATTGCGGTTTATGACCTGGGTGGCGGTACTTTTGATATTTCGATTCTGGAAATCGGTGACGGCGTTTTTGAAGTTAAAGCAACCAATGGCGACACCCATCTTGGCGGCGACGACTTCGATCAAAGAATTATTGACTGGATTGTCGCCGAATTTAAGAAACAGGAGGGGGTGGATTTATCAAAAGATCCCATGGCGTTGCAGCGACTTAAAGAGGCAGCAGAAAAAACAAAGTGTGAACTCTCCACCGTCGCACAAACCGATATCAACTTGCCTTTTATTACAGCAACAGACTCAGGGCCCAAACATTTAAATCTAACACTGACTCGTGCGAAGTTTGAGCAGTTAGCTGAAGACCTTTTCAAACGCACTTTAGAGCCGTGCAAAATAGCTTTAAAAGACGCCGGTCTCAGCCCCAGTGAAATCGATGAAGTTGTGCTGGTGGGCGGCTCGACAAGAATGCCTAAAGTTCAGGAAATGGTTAAAAAGCTTTTTGGAAAAGACCCCCACCGGGGTGTGAACCCCGACGAAGTGGTTGCGGTCGGGGCGGGAATCCAAGGCGGCGTGCTTGCCGGCGATGTTCAAGATGTTCTGCTGTTGGATGTCACGCCTTTGTCGATGGGCATCGAAACTTTAGGCGGGGTTGCAACTAAATTAATCGAGAAGAATACTACCATTCCGACGCAAAAGTCCGAAATTTTTTCGACGGCTGCGGAGAGCCAGACCTCGGTTGAGATTCATGTTCTACAAGGTGAACGCGAGATGGCAACAAGCAATCGAACCCTTGGCCGGTTTATTTTAGATGGAATTCCACCTGCGCCGCGTGGCATTCCGCAAATCGAGGTTGCGTTTGACATCGATGCCAACGGCATTCTCAACGTTTCGGCAAAAGATAAGGCCACTGGAAAAGAGCAGAAGATTCGAATTGAAGCTTCGACCGGGCTTTCCAAAGAAGAGATTGAGAAGATGGTCAATGACGCAAAATCACACGCAGCTGAAGACAAGAAAAAACGGGAATCGGTTGATACACGTAACCAGGCAGACCAGCTGGTCTATCAAACTGAAAAGAACATCACCGAAATGGAAGACAAGCTCAGTGCGGATGATAAATCTAAGTTAGAAGCAGCAGTAGGCAGGGTTAAAGAAGCGCTTAAGGGAGAGAATGTGGATGAAATCAAATCATCGTCCGAGGCTTTGAGCCAAGTCTGGAGTGAAATGGCCAGCAAAATGTATCAGGCCAATGAAGCTCCTGCTGACGGTGCAGAAGCTCAGGCTACAGCAGAACCCGAGGATGCAAAAGATGAAACCGTCGAGGAGGCTGATTTCGAAGTGGTTGATGATGATAAATCATCAAAGAAGTAA
- a CDS encoding zinc ribbon domain-containing protein, translating to MPTYEYRCKKCSHEFEEFQSITADPIKICPECEGQVERLISAGNGLIFKGSGFYITDYKNSNRVSESKSEKTEKSEKSEKPAKVEKKETKPTAKSTEDK from the coding sequence ATGCCTACTTATGAGTATCGATGTAAAAAATGCAGTCATGAATTTGAAGAATTTCAAAGCATCACTGCGGATCCTATCAAAATTTGTCCGGAATGTGAAGGCCAGGTTGAACGGTTGATCAGCGCAGGAAACGGATTGATTTTTAAAGGCTCCGGTTTTTATATCACCGATTATAAAAACTCAAATCGTGTTTCTGAATCGAAATCAGAAAAGACGGAGAAATCAGAAAAATCCGAAAAGCCTGCTAAAGTGGAGAAAAAGGAAACCAAGCCTACCGCAAAATCAACTGAAGACAAATAA
- a CDS encoding Do family serine endopeptidase, with protein sequence MVQNNKKTLVVVFSICLGIFVGLVIASNFNWTQIGFANNEAFGLTPSAPQSIPPINSDLESTSRAFVEIAKRVTPTVVSITSEKVIKVRDPFANFFGNDEFFKRFFPGRGNGEKEFRQNGLGSGVIVSPDGYILTNYHVIKDADELNVIIDKKEYVARVVGSDPETDIAVVDIDAQNLPAIRLGDSDKLEVGELVLAIGSPFDISLQHTVTAGIISAKGRSNLNLGANLTYQDFIQTDAAINPGNSGGALVNIRGELIGINTAIYAGNGGGNVGIGFAIPISLAKQVMDDLISRGKVVRGYLGVGVNTPDAELSEALKLKVVGGGAVIVELVKGTPAHKAGLKKYDVIIEVEGKKIQDHQMLTNLIASFNPGEEVRLKIIRDGKVVHKTVRLAERPSAGGSEPVAESSVTNQLGIQVADLTRELAERYGYDNDGGALVSYVRRNSVAAEKGLRRGDLIKEVDRRRVRSARDVEKMIENLQPGDIVLFQIQRQTSNHFIAMKVPKS encoded by the coding sequence ATGGTTCAAAATAATAAAAAAACTTTGGTTGTTGTATTTTCCATCTGTTTGGGAATTTTTGTTGGCCTGGTCATTGCCTCCAATTTCAACTGGACTCAAATTGGTTTCGCCAACAATGAAGCTTTTGGATTAACACCCAGTGCTCCCCAATCAATACCCCCAATAAATTCGGATTTAGAATCCACAAGCCGTGCTTTTGTGGAGATCGCGAAACGAGTTACTCCTACTGTTGTTTCAATCACCAGTGAAAAAGTTATCAAAGTGCGAGACCCTTTTGCTAACTTTTTTGGCAATGATGAATTTTTTAAAAGATTCTTTCCGGGACGCGGCAATGGCGAAAAGGAATTTCGACAGAATGGTCTCGGCTCAGGTGTGATTGTTTCACCTGACGGTTATATTTTAACGAATTACCACGTCATCAAAGATGCAGATGAACTAAATGTTATCATCGATAAAAAAGAATATGTGGCAAGGGTGGTAGGCTCAGATCCTGAAACCGATATTGCCGTAGTAGATATTGATGCCCAAAATCTGCCTGCAATTCGCCTGGGTGATTCTGATAAATTAGAAGTTGGTGAACTCGTACTGGCAATCGGAAGCCCTTTTGATATTAGTTTACAGCACACGGTTACCGCGGGAATTATCAGCGCGAAGGGGCGCTCAAATTTAAATCTAGGCGCTAATTTGACTTACCAGGATTTTATTCAAACAGATGCGGCAATTAACCCGGGCAACAGCGGCGGCGCTTTAGTAAATATTCGTGGTGAGCTTATCGGCATTAACACGGCGATTTATGCGGGAAATGGCGGCGGCAATGTAGGCATCGGTTTCGCGATCCCGATTAGTTTAGCTAAGCAAGTTATGGACGACCTCATCTCACGGGGTAAGGTCGTGCGGGGTTATCTTGGTGTGGGTGTCAATACGCCTGATGCTGAGTTGAGTGAAGCGTTAAAATTGAAGGTTGTTGGAGGAGGCGCTGTAATTGTTGAATTGGTTAAAGGTACTCCTGCGCATAAAGCAGGACTCAAAAAATATGATGTCATTATTGAAGTTGAAGGAAAGAAGATTCAAGATCACCAGATGCTGACAAATTTAATAGCTTCTTTTAATCCCGGTGAGGAAGTGAGATTAAAAATCATTCGGGACGGTAAAGTTGTACATAAAACTGTCCGATTAGCAGAAAGACCAAGCGCGGGTGGGAGTGAGCCGGTTGCCGAAAGCAGTGTAACGAATCAACTTGGTATTCAGGTAGCGGACCTGACAAGAGAACTTGCCGAAAGATACGGCTATGACAATGATGGAGGCGCATTGGTTTCCTATGTTCGTCGCAATAGCGTTGCTGCTGAAAAAGGTTTGCGTCGCGGTGATTTAATCAAAGAAGTTGATAGGCGCAGAGTTCGTTCGGCAAGAGATGTCGAAAAGATGATAGAGAACCTCCAACCAGGAGACATTGTGCTATTTCAAATTCAACGTCAAACGAGCAATCATTTTATTGCAATGAAAGTACCGAAATCATAA